The region actccgtgcaatctaacaatttctgaCACATACAAATCTTCTAACCTCTCATGTGAATAATCCATTCTAACTGGAATAAAATGGGCCAAattagtcaatctgtcaacaatcacccagatcaagtctttctttttcggagatacaGACAAACtagatacgaaatccatagtgattcgTTCTCACTTCCACTCAAGAATCATAACAGGTTGTAATAATCGTAACGAcacctgatgttctgcttttaccTACTGGCAAATCAAATATTTGGCTACGaactcacaaatttcatatttcatacatggccaccagtacatctgtttcaaatcggCATACATATTCGTGTTACCCAAATGAATGGAATATATACTACTGTGAGCCTCAGATAGAATATCATGTTTCAAATTTGAActattcggaacacaaattctattacgGTAACACAAGATACCATCATCACCAATACTGTATTCAATAGTCAAATTATCCTGAACCAAACTTCGTTTCATTATAAACTTCGGGTCATCATTTTGTAATTCCTGAATTCGTTGCAGAAACAAGGGTTTAGTCTTTAATTCTACCAATGCAGAACCATCGACACTCAAAGCCAAATGAGCGTTCAAAACTTGAAGTGCAAACAATGATGACTTTCTGCTAagtgcatccgcaaccacattcgCCTTCTtcgaatgataatcaataatcaaatcataatctttcagtagttCTAACCAATGTCGCTGCCtcaggttcaactccttctgggtcattaagtattttaagcttttgtgatcagtaaacacatgacatttctcactttataaataatgcctccatatcttcaaagcaaagacgATCGCTGCAAGctcaagatcatgagtaggataatttctttcatgcggctttaactgtcgaGAAGCATAATCTACTACTTTCCCTGTCTACATTaacacacaacctaaaccattgagagatgcatcactataaaaaACATATTCCAGATTCAGGCTAAGTTAATACTGAAGCTTCTGTTAACATgattttcagttgatcaaaacttttttaaCATTTATCATACCAAGCAAATTCGATGTTTTTCTGTAATAACCTAGTCATAGGTGAAGCAATGATTGagaaatttttaatgaattatcGATAATATCTGGCTAATCCCAAGAAACTTCGGACTTCAGAAATGTTCTTCAGAATTTTCCATTCAACAATTATAGAAACTTTATTCGAATCAACACTGATTCCATCCAAAGAAataacatgtcccagaaaatctACTTCTtgtagccagaattcacatttactgaaatTCACATACAGTCATTTTTCGCGCAAGGTTTGCATCACAACTACTAAATATTTTGCATGATCTGACTTGTTCGatgaataaatcagaatgtcatcaatgaataccacaacaaaccaatctaaatatggctgaaacacccgattcatcaaatccatgaaagctgcagaggcattagtcaaaccaaatgacatcaccaaaaattcatagtgaccatatctagtTCTAAATGCAGTTTTTTATACATCTTTTTCTTTAAATCGCAGTTGATAATATCacgatctcaagtcaatctttgaaaacactgtagctttttttaactgatcaaacaaatcatcaatacgaggtaacgggtacttattcttaatggtggctttgttcaactgtcgataatctatacatagtttcattgactcatctttctttttcatagtttcattgacccatctttcttttttatgaaaaaaactagagcaccccaaggtgacacGCTCAGTCGAATAAATCTGTGATCTAGCAACTCTTGCAACTACatttttaactctttcaattttGTAGGAGCCACCCTATACAGTGTTATTGAAATTGGAGTTGTTTTAGGCATAAGTTTGATCACAAACCCTACTTCTCGAGTTGGTGGTAACTCAGGCagttcctcaggaaaaacattaGCATATTCCTTGACTACTGGCACTTGTTCGATTTTTGATTCAGTTATTTTCGAATTAAGAATGTAggctaaataagcttcacaaccctttttaaTCAATTTCTGAGCTGTAAATGCCAAAATTACACTTGTAATACAATCGACCCCATCtgctttaaaacaaataaattcaccATCTGGACGCTTCAAACTAACTTGCTTCCTTTGGCAACTCACTATTGCATCATGCTCGAACAactagtccattcccagaatgatatcaaaatcatcaaaaggtaacaacatcaaactagCTGAAAAATCGTAACCCCTAACTTTTAGTGGACACGATCTACACATCTGATTAACTAAAACACACTGACCCAGGGTATTTGTAACTTTGACAGTATATTCAGtgaactcaacaggtaaatttttttGTCTACTAATGCAGTGCATATATACGAGTGAGTTGGTCCAGGATCAATCAtgcatatacattaatatcaaagGGAGAAAAAGTACTCGCGATAACATTTGGGGCAGTAGTGAAGACTATCGACATGAATGAACGGTCTGAAGCGAGAACACCAGCTAGTTTGATTATTGACCTACAAacaggggtactgaagtacaaacaagggtaccaaagtacaagCGTTCAATAATTAATTATCTACCTTTAACTAAGGAACTATAATGTAAAATTACAAATAGAAATTCATTTACTTATTAaaaacactatgaacttacctaatattCAACTCTGAACAACATACAGGAGCTAGTCCGTTATTTTCCCTATTCctcaattattgtttttttttatccaaattttgatatgtataatatttaaatacaatacattaatttcatacatattccacattccattcaatgcatatgaaccttaaattttcattaattacacattttccctaaacttttataactttttcaatttagtcctctaacccGATATTCACCAAATTTGACCATTTCCTAAGAACAAATTTACAACCGGTTTTCTAAGCTCTCAAACAGTCCCTATTATACATCAAATTCGCTACTAAGTcttgaaattttgacattaaacaatttaatccttaaatcaaaatctgacaaaaatcacttcacaaaacaacTAAATGTCCCAATCAAAGCTTTAAACATATCTTAATCATCAAGAACATTCAAGATtaatcaatggaaacttctaaaatttttaacagtttcaaaaataaaggtacgggctagctggacctagttgcaacgatctcaaaaacataaaaattacaaaaaaaaaatgggtcaACTTCCATACCATGCAAGGAAAAAGATGACCAAAGCTCTCCTAGGTTCTCCAATATTGTTTTCAGCAAGAAGatgaaaaaatgaagaagaaatctCTTGTTTTCTCAAtttgtttttacttaattttactttatttataatttttccattaattaaacattattttttatcattttccttCTTAATGCCGTCCAACTTAATGAATAGGGCCTATTTCCTACACTGGTCCTTcctcatttagtaattaaacaatttaatcacttGAATGCTATAATTACTAAGTTCTGCACcttatacaatttagtcttttttctttaattagatgtccaaacgataaaatttcttaaccaaaaattaatacGATTCTAGTCGCctcataaatattctataaataacaTTTACGACCTGACACGACAAAAATTtatagtcccaaaaccactgttccgtcaCCACTGAAAAAAGGGTTTTTACATAAGCTCCATTCACTGggacatgttggtgtgttggagagtgtttagctttatgctacacttatgagACATATTAGACTTATTGAGTCATTCTGAAGCATTATAAGGGGATCATATTTATCCAACAGGAAAATAGTTTATGCTTTCTAAAATACCGTGCTCTACTGATTTCAAGCTATCTGATAGTAACTATTTGCGAACTAAACTTTGCGCAAGTATGGCGAACCTTGTTCGCAAGTTCGGTAAGTCTAGTAAAGTTTTGTTTAACCTATGCTTTGTGCATGCcttttggtatttttttgtatattcaCTGAGTTCTCAAGAGCTCACACACTCCTTCCTAAATACTACAGATAGTTAGATCGCATGGTGAGCAGTAGTGACACGAGTGATCTAGGAAGCGTAATTTCTGATAATGCGATACAAACAAACCCTGGTTTAAAGGCAATATGGGATATTCTGCTTGGGCTTAAAGATATCTTTCTGATGACTTTGCTAATTATCCTAGGACTtagttattttatgttttattatgtcTTCCTTTATGTTTTATTTGCAAACCTATATACTTAATAAACATCTgaattttaattacataaatataaacCATGTCTATTTTGATGTTTTCTTAAATTACAAGTtcatatttaagtaattaaattgcTAAACATAGTATTCACCATAACAAATAGCATGTAATAACACAATTTTGCTAACTTATAAAGAGTTCGCTAAAAGTTACATTTAGGACAAGGTGTGAACCCTATCAGATGGAAAATTGCTTCTACTGAACCCTTTCCAATTTATGGTAAACGACATAGGAGAAACCTTACGAACCTACTCATTGTATCTCCACACATAGGGGTTGATCGAAAAACTTACCCTGTTAAAGGAAAGTGTTATGTATGCAAACCCTGTTTGTAAGGCTAATCTTGTTAGAAAGACTTAGGACCCTTATGAATGTGAACTCTTAATGAAATGATTATGCGAACCTCATGAGATCTGTTAAGCAAACCCTAGAATAATAGTTATGCGAACCATTAGTACATAACGTGCGAACCCTTTTGTAATTGGTATTCAAGCCCTATATGCGAAGCCTTACTAATATATGTATGCGAACCCCTATTTATTTTACACGTGAACCCTTACATTTTATGCATGCGAACCCTGTATTGCATGCGAGCTGTATTGAATGGAAGTTAGTTTAAAAAGTTTTGTGTAAGCACTTATATGATATTATGCAACacaattaataatttaagcatattttatatttgaacattGTGGTGTGATGGAGATTATGTTGGGTGTTAATGGAGAGTCACCTAAGTGGCTAATGTGGTATTCCATAGCTCAGGTTCAGGAACTGAactgggtatggggtgttacattaggtgGATATATGGTTATGGTTCATCTACTATGCTTAAATTTAGGATTTAATATCTacaattttaatttgacataatctGGTTCTTTTTAGCTTTGATGTCTCAAGATTTTAATATAACTACATTTAAGATCAATTTTATCACAAGTCATTTAGAGATTAAACATTCTCAAGACTTgaaaaatactcaaaaacataTTCTAAATGTCTTTTATACTTAACCAAATGTTTTTTTATCAAGgggaaagaaataaatatttacaacAAGAGTCTTTGAAAAGTTGCATATACGTCAACAATAGAATAATATGGATACCGAAGAATTTCCTATCAGGCAAAAACTTAAATGCTAACATTTCTATGACATTCTCTACATGATTCTAACTCTTCGCAACGTGTGACACCTAAATCTCCCATTGCCAATTTAAAATAGCTTTCAACTTGTTCATGATCAAAAATGGCTAAAGCCCCCACTTTGCAACAACTCTACCACCTGCAAGCAATCCATCCCCAACACATTGTGCCTACAGCCTCTTTCCCAAGCCATAAAGAGCCCCATCAAAGTTCAGCATCCAGGACTGGGCACAACCTGATCCCCTCAGTAAAACCCCAACTCCAACAACCTTAGTAGTCACAAGCAACACCCTCTACAACTGCAAAACTAGATAAAGAGTTAATCGATGCATCTGTATTAAGTTTTGGAGTCAATACCAAAATGTTATAAGGTTTTAAATTGTTTCTAAGATATTTTGGTAGTTAAGCATTAATACTAAGGGTCTAAGTATTAATACATTGCAAGTCAATATTTTTAGAACCAAAATGGAAGCctttaagtatcgatacttatccTATACATATTAATACATGCCCTCTAAACATGCCTTGTATTTATCAATACTGACCTTTATAATGGCTACTAAAGAGGTTGTGTACATTCCTAAAATATTTGGATTCTATGCCACTTTAATTGGTTAGCTTCAAGGTggaaaagggtttttttttaaatggtcaaAGATATAAAAAAGTTGGCTCGATATTTCGATGATTGTTTTTCTCACATGTTGGAAGATATGGTGGCTAAATGCTGAGAATACTTTGGTGACAGAGTGTTTCCTTTTCTATAAGCTGATAAGGTTTATACTTTGTTATCTACTCGGTTTGTTTGACTAATGTAATATGATGTCGTTTTGATTTATACCGAAAGTCTCTCAACTCTGATTAAAATAACAAACCAACCACTAACATTATCGAAAAGTGACAAAGTAGTCAGCTACTAACATTTTCTATTAAAGGCCTAACGAAACAGGTGACGTGGCTAGTTAACTTGCCACACTGGACATGAAGAGCCAAAGGGTCTCAATTTGGAGGCGAATAAAAAATAGAGACAAGGGAAGTTGGAAACTTGAAATATGAGATATGATATTGTAGTTGAAATAGGGATTTTGTTTAGTAGAGAATTTTGAATCTAAAATCCAATAAACCAATTGTCATTGGTAATACAATTATACATACAAGAAAAAGTGAATATGGAACAAATATCAAGTAAAACCCTTTCTCCCTTCCCATATTTACATGGCAAGCCCCAAAACAACTCATAGTAAAGTCAGTAGCACATATCAGAGCAACAATACCTTAATTAAAAGAGCCAATCAAAAGAGATGATAAGATAATCCAAAAAGGGATTCCTATAAGCAAACCACGAGATCAGGAAAGAGGCTTCTATCTTGGTTGGTCAAAACCAAAACCCCCCATGCAATGaacaaaaagaataagaaaacaatagagaaaaacaaattaaaatgtgATCAATGACATACACCAAACTGAAGCAGATTCCATTTAACTATTAAGATTTGGAACTAAAGAGGGAACAAGAAAAGGAGGAGAAATGCGTCATAAGTCATCAACTACTAAAAACACCCCAAAACAACAATTGTAAGGAAACTTGAAATCTAAGATATGAGAATGTGGCGGTTAAAGTGTTAGAAACCGCAGGATTTGGGCATAGATTTGGAGCTTTCgatgttgattttgaaaaatctaagCTGACTTTGGGATTTACAAGTTCAAAATGAATGTTTTTGTCAAACTTGAGAGGTTTCTAGGCTTACTGACAGCCATGAATtgtggaaatttttaaaatttagtaaatattttaatattttagtcaaaattgagTGACTGGCGATGTACTTTACCCTAAATCTTTTTACATTTGAAAAGAAATAACTCCTAATAGATTCTTTCCATTTTTTGGTTAATTGTATTTGCACCAAAAACACATCTGGACAATAAAAATCTATTACCAAATTAGTGACAATTGTAAACAACATTCAATACATTTATTAATTAGTAAAATCCACCAAATATTAAAATCGTAGTAGAAAGGGCATAATAAAAAACCTAGATGACTGCTAACAAAAGTTAAggttgtgatttttttttcttttcttttctttatattcTCTTTTCAAGGAATTAAAGTCAACCGGAAGTACGAAAACAGGtcatttattcttattttattttactttatattttaGTTTCTGTTATTTACATCACCTCATCCATTAACTTATTATTTGTAATACTTCTTTGCTGTGTTGTAATTTGAAATCTGTATGAAAAGGATTAGTGAAGTATATATTTTGATTCCAAAGCCATGTAACACAATATTTATGGTTTGTCTATAGTAAGACATCAATGCATATGCTCTGTTTTGTCATAAATTCTCACCATTGATGTTAGTGCTATGTGTTGTCATAAATTCTCACCATTGATGTTAGTATTAACATAGTTCAATTGCTAAAACATCCTTTGGAAGCACCCGCATGACACGTCGGGGGCACTTTCAATTTGAAAATGGATGAACAACAGCCACCTCAACCCACATCACATTTGAAACAAGTCTCTTACATATCAGTGTTTGTTTTTTTCCTTAAAAGCATATCTGCAACACCAACTAAAATTGGGAAAAGAATGTGTCTGAAACTTCTCCCATTGCAAACAGAAGAAGATAAACAAGGAATCCCAATTTTAAGAATCAATCATTGTCAAAATCAAACTCTCGGTTTTGATATTAAAGCTAAATTAAAATCACTTGTCGTTGAAGAGTTGGTTTGTTTATGATATTTAGAGTGTTAATTCAAGTGaaatcctttcaaatttcatgtataattGATAGGAGAGATGATGAAAAAGAAggccatttttttcttttttgcctgTAATTACCCTATTTTTTGTGAGAAAACCATATTTTCTCCTGACATATGGTAACCTATAATTACCCTATGCAAaattgtttagacaaaattgtaTTCAATAAATAAGGGCTACTACTGTTAGTTGCAAACAGagtttgctctttttctttttccttttgaaaATGTTTCTGCTAGAATgaacttttttatatttcaagATATGGATTGAGtaactttttcatcaatttttccttcattttaattgtTGTTGCAGATATGATTTcaggaagaaaaaaaaactagtgTGAAAGAGATTTcggttgaaaaattttattgatgTGGTATATAATAATTGGATGGGCTTATTACAAAAGTGGTATGAACTATTCATATAATGATCTCTCAAAATGGTGTGATATTCGTTTGAATATCAAGGAAATAGTCCATGAAAATAAATCCTATTGAGCACAAGATTTTCTCATATATGTCCtacatttttattccttttttgcCATTATGGCCATTTTTTTTCAATActacaaaagaaacaaacaacatTTCAGCTAAGGCCAGGCGTTAAAGATCTACATTTCAATTGCTTGACATAGTATTCAAATTTATTTCTCACTGAGCAATTTAATTTTAGGCATTCATCTTTTTTTTAAGTTATCTTCATTGGAAATTTTGGATGTCATTGGTGAGGTTAGAAAGAAGCCACTATCATTTAATGAAAgaaattaattgaacaaaaaaatgagaataaatgaaatcttttatatttatttatttgaaatcaacatgttaagtaaatttattgataAAACTAATTTTGTAATCTCCTTTAGTAATagaaatatcataaaattttaattgagaaaatcTCAGGATGCTATGTTAACCACATATTCTTAAATTTGATTACAAATAGGCTTGGTACATTGTTATTGTGTTAAATGTCTATACTTTGGATGCTAGGCCTGTTTATTAAACATAATctgattatttttatatttcattcaacTGAAAATGAATATCAATTTGTGTGGCAATGGCAGATGCCTAGCCTTGCTTCACATTGAAATTAGCTGCTCAATTGAAGGACTGCAAAGTGAAAGGCAAGGAATTATTAACTGAAACAATGAGTCCAGAGGAAAGTGATAAGTTGTTGGAATCCATGTTTGGGAGAGAGGATTGGGAATTCGAAAGAATAATATGCAATGCAGATTTGGACCAAAAGGGAGACATAATTGTGCTTGTGGATGAAGTCAAAAAGTACATTGCTCCAGGGCTTAAGAAGAAGGAGGTGCAGGACTTGGAAAATGGCAAACCCATTGACATTCTTCTATTCGATGAAGACTCCAAAGCCTTTTACAAATTGAAGTTGAACTTTTCTCGACCTTATTTTTTACTTTGCGACACCACCCTTTTCTATGATAACAAAAAACTCACTGTTGGCCGACGCCTTGGGTTCAGATATGAACCCTGCTTTGCCATGCTAGTTGTCAAATCGCTAAACTAAATCTATTTTCCTTTCCACCCACCTTCCCAATCTTTGATTTCCAACAATCACCCTCTCTTCTAAGACTATGTTTTGGTTTTCATTTGAGGAAAGTTTATTTTGTTCAAGTTCTTTACTAAGTACCATTATGATCATATaagattattatcattattatcattattaggtagcgtttgataatttttttcttttttgagaatttaattagCAAAATATGATCACTATCCTCAACAATTACATTCCAAAGAAACATTCTAATAAAATCATAACACGAGAAAACACCAAAAACTACCTTAGTGTAAAAATTTAACAAGATTAAAATGATTGCATGTGtcctatttatttgttttttttatattttttaatgaaaaatattgtATATACTATCATTAGAGTTTTAAAACACCACATGCAGAATTAACGTGGTGACATAGATacagtaaaaattaaaaagaaaattttatatatataagaaatggGATGTATGACAATTTTTAGCCCTACTTGTaaggttaaaaaaaattcactactAACGTGCCAAGTACTGACCCTGGCGCATGCCATCATTTAAACctgtataaaataataattcgatATATAggtgtgaatatatatatatgaatggcGTTGATGATTGCATTGAAAGCAAAATAGCAGAGGGTGCACGACCAATCCACCAATATTAGGGCAAAATTATCCGCATCTTGCCCCAATATGAAGGCCATATCTTTCCCCGGACTAAACAATTAATAaatggcttaaagcctttcatAACTCAGGAGGCTATTCTATACCTTTGCTCCTTTTCTCCATCCCAACATTCAGACAACATAAATAAGCTAACTAGTCATATATAACTCATCCAATCCGATACACTCAAATGACCATGTAACTTCATTCATGATAACATTGAAAGTTAATCATACCAGGCCATTACTCATATCATGCTGCTTATATCATCAAAATTCTGAGCGCCAGATGGTCATTGCAGTTATCAGTGTGGCTATTAACAAGATCTTTGCAGTGCAAGAAAGATGTCATGCCGATGCCACAAGTGCAACATGGAGTCAGGAGCAACAAACAGCAGCCAGCTCACCTGGTGATATCTTCTCCTCACTCCTCAGCCTTGCATTTAGACAGTTCATGTTCCACCAGCTTTATACCTGTTGAACAAGAAGTTAAAATCGAGGAGACAATCCTCCTTTGCATCTCTTTAAATTGTGATGCCAGCTTCACATCCCAACTGCTACTTTCCCTGCATGGATGGGACAGAAAATCATCAATATATATACTTTTCATGTATTGAAAATTAGATTCAGCTGCCATGAATTTATAAATGCTTGATTAGAGCTTGGGATTTCTTTACCTATCAACAGAATCCATGTCACTTAAATTTTCCATCATGGCATTGAATGTGGACTGTAGATCTTCAAGAATTTCTTTATCAACTTCCATGTTTGCTTTTATCTTGAGAGAGGGCCCCAAAAAAGTATAAATAACTCAAATATGTCAATATTTTGTGATTAATAATTGACAAAGAAAGCATTATGTTGAAGATAACCACATGAGACGCTAAATATTCACAATAAATATATAATGGCGTATGTAGAACACAGAAATAAGGGAAGGAGATTACAAGGGTCTTAGTGAATGGCATCTGACTCCGAGCACTTCGTAGACAGTCTAATAGTGGAGATGGTAAACCATAATAAAAGATATTTTGATTCTCTGAAAGCAAGGTTCCCCGGACCATGTGAGTGGTCCAGTTGGACAAAGGGCATTCCACCATGGTGTCAACTTGGTCAACCTCAAAATCTGCACCAAAATAAGGCTCAATAGATTATTCGAGGAATACACTATTGCTTGCAAAATGATGAGCCCTCAGGGTGTAAGTTTGCACAGGTCCGAGAGTCAAAAAAAGAAAGTCCACATATCCACTAAAAAtcatatacatgtattatataaGAATCTGCATATACAAACTAAGCGAAAGTGTAAGTTTGCACAGGTCCGAGAGTCAAAAAAAGAAAGTCCACATATCCACTAAAAAtcatatacatgtattatataaGAATCTGCATATACAAACTAAGCGAAATATAGCCTCAAATATGCTTAACATATGTAGGGGATGCAAGAAATTACCCAATGGAATCACATCATAAGGGTTGTCTCCTTGTGGTAAGAAACCATAAAAGGTAATTAGGTGTGAACCAGAGAAATTTCCATAACTAAGACAGCATTGTTCCCCAGCACTGCAAGGTCTTGAAAGACGGAACTTCAAGGAATTTGTTGTAGAATCAATTTTGCCATAGTGAACTATATGCGGATGTAACTGTAAAGAACGATACCCTATACCAGATTATCAACTagaataaaaacttataaaaggaTGCAAATCAGATACGAGTGAATCTTAATATATACACGTAAGACAGAAAATTTTGAAAGCCtaaatattttgggttaaaaATTGATTGTGCCTATTTAAAATGGCCGCGAAGACAAGTTTAAGAAAAACATATAATAGTAAACTAAATAAttaaggaaaaactaaaattgtcCGTACTAGTACATACAGCTGAACAACTGGTATAGTTGTTGTAGTAGCAACAACACTAGGGAAAATTTGATAAACAGCCAAACACCACAAAGTTAAGCATAGTTCAAGATACATATGCACTTCGTATGTTAAGGATTGATAAACTCCTTCCAAATAGGTTTTTCCTAATTCGTGAAGTTCAACGGTACACAAGACCGTCTCTTATAGCTTCAAGTTGTACCTTAATCATCTAGcatcaaatgaaataacaaattGTGGATGGTGAATAACAAGAAATTGAGTGACTTACAGAATGATTGAGGAAGCCTGCAACAGGAATCAAGCAAGTCTTCAGATTTCCATCGGCAAACATAATTTTCATGCTGTTAGAATACCAGAGCTCGCAAGCCCATAAAAACTGCTCCCATGTATAGAGCTCTGGTGGAAATATATCAGGATGATCCTTGGATAATGCAGGAAATAACTCATCATATTGCACACGCAAATGCTGCAAATTTGGGAAAGACCAAAAAGGAAGAAAGGCCATACGTTATATTTAGAAATGTTAACATTTCTCAACATAAAGCATTTATCATAGATAATAGTTACAGTTTCCTGAATTACCCTAATTAATATTACAAGATTAATGAAGTTAGGTAAACATAATGTATTTCTTAAATCAACCAGGTCTACAGGTACTTAGAAGGCACTTAGACAATAGTTATGTATTCAAAGTTTAAAACCACTTGGCTATAGATGCACAAATCCAATCAAGGCAAAATAACAAGTGATGGAAATAACACCTTTGTATGCCTAATAGAGTAACTAATGAAAATACCATGTGATAGAAATAACGCCACGTGTATGCCTAATAAATTAACTAAGGAAAATAAGCTTATCATGCAGAAGACACAAATGAGGCAAGAAGAAACTGAAGCTCTGACACTATTAATCATCCAACCTAAAACTAGTTAGAGCGATCCAATTTTAATATGATGCCACAAAATGTTGAGtaaaataatagtttaaaatcatcaaaaaccgaaatgCACACCTCGTCTAACATCTAGATCctttccacatcagaaaagaaaGCCATAACTCTAAGGTAGACTCAGTATACATATTGGACAGTTCAATAAAGGATAACCTCTTTTGCTTGCATTATCTCCTCAAATAGCAAAGTTCCATCCAAAGCCATGATTGCTTCAACTCCAAAGCTCAATCCTGTACGACAAAGAAGTGGTggaaatttgaggtcaaaaaattagaaatacgTCTTCCACATTAAAACAGGTAAAAAGATAATATATAGGACTATACATATTGcacataaaatttatattagtcTCACTATTACTATTTTTGAGTAAGGttaaaacatttattaatttatacaat is a window of Gossypium hirsutum isolate 1008001.06 chromosome D08, Gossypium_hirsutum_v2.1, whole genome shotgun sequence DNA encoding:
- the LOC107912845 gene encoding uncharacterized protein; amino-acid sequence: MREGYSILLELSDADPFFDKKKRLLNDMGFDVKEIVHIKSSLDRDSLSTTLNQMLQIARIIHLDEVELYFGQIGGLGFYSPRKEMEAQNFILSLIKSALSHHVRMQTHALQDLRDALINRIHELGTEFKVENKTDINYKCDKEKCLLQWAENNGAKTRLQIAFVEGAGRGAIAMEDMEVGDIAMEIPASITISEDLVYKSDMYQVLEKIDGMSSETMSLLWCMKERHNCNSQFKMYFDTLPENFNTGLSFGVEAIMALDGTLLFEEIMQAKEHLRVQYDELFPALSKDHPDIFPPELYTWEQFLWACELWYSNSMKIMFADGNLKTCLIPVAGFLNHSLHPHIVHYGKIDSTTNSLKFRLSRPCSAGEQCCLSYGNFSGSHLITFYGFLPQGDNPYDVIPLDFEVDQVDTMVECPLSNWTTHMVRGTLLSENQNIFYYGLPSPLLDCLRSARSQMPFTKTLIKANMEVDKEILEDLQSTFNAMMENLSDMDSVDRESSSWDVKLASQFKEMQRRIVSSILTSCSTGIKLVEHELSKCKAEE